A region of the Sulfuricurvum kujiense DSM 16994 genome:
TATAGAACTCGGCCTAAACTATAAAAAGTATGGATTTAAAGACTTTGTATTTGTAGATTTAGACAATCAAGAATCCGTAACCATGACAAATAGACTCAGAATGCAATATGGACAACAACCGCTTTATATAACACGTTTTACTGATCGAGAGGGTGAACAATTTCGTAATTTTATAAATGAAATAGACGATGAGACTTTAGTAGTCATAGATTCTGGTGGGTACGATGCAGACTTAAACCGTCTTGCTATCATTGCAAGTGATTATGTTATTACCCCAGTGTCATCCGATTATATGGAAATATTTGGACTTCAAAAATTTAAAAATATTTTAGCGGAACTCTCAGCATTAAAAGGGGAGGGCGAAACTGTAAAAGTGAATGTACTATTAAATAAAATTGATCCAAAAGCTAAATCATTTGACGACATAGAAGAATTTATTAGAGAGACAAAATATTTTAATTTGATGGAAACTGTAATAAGGTTTCGATCGGATTTCAAGCATTCAATTGGATATGGTTTTAGTGTTGCAGAATTGGATAAAAATAGTAAAGCCACCGCAGAGGTGAAAATGCTTATTAAAGAAATTGAAACGAAAGCAGGGCTAATAAATGGCAAAGCGTAATAGAATAACAGCAGAATTATCTCAAACCATAGCGGAATCTGCACCACTAGTGAAAATGGTGCCTAAGCAAATTACTATTGATGGATCAGAAACACACGCTGATATAGAAATTTCTAAATTGATTCATAACCCATTTCAACCTCGCATTGAAATGGATTCAAATGAACTCTCTGAATTGGTTCAGTCTATTGAAAAAAATGGACTTTTGCAACCAATTTTGGTTACATCCAATCATAATGGCAAATATACGATTTTGGCAGGACATAGACGCGCAGAAGCATTTAAAATATTGGGAAAAGAAAAAATACCTTGTATGCTAAAAAATGATGTTTCAAGACAAGATATGGCAGTTTTTGCAATAGCAGAAAATGCTGTTCGCGTAGATTTGAATCCTATTGAATTTGCAATTTCTATGCAACATCTACTTGATGAAGGTGTTGTGGAAAGTCAAAACAAGTTAGCAGAACATATAGGATTGTCAAAGGGGCATGTTTCAAAAATAATGGGCATTTTGAAATTACCATCAAATATTATAAAAATGGTCAAAGAAGATAATTACAATATCGTTTATATTCTGTCTATTTTAAATAAAGTGGCTCCAGATAAAATTAAATCAGCCTATGAAGAAATAAAGTCTTTAGGTAGAGATGATGCTGAAAGTGTTTTAAAAACAAAATATTTGAGTAAAGGTAAGGATACAGCTACTTTACCAATTTTTAAAGCTAAACAGACAAAAGATAAAATAAAAATTGATATTAATATCGCTGGTATGAATGAAGCCAAGCTAGTGAAGTTGAATGATGCTATTAAAAAAATGATTGCAGATTTTGAATAATAAAGAGGGGGGTTTTACAACTCCCCTCCACCTCTCACAATATCCATCCCATACTTATCTCGTATCTTTGTCAGTGCATCAGTAAGCTTTCTCATCTTAGTATCATCCTCATATTCGAGCATATCGAGTGTTTTGGGATCATGATGGATAAACTTACTGGCACTCATTCCAATATACTTAACCGCAATATGGGG
Encoded here:
- a CDS encoding ParA family protein, whose product is MAHQKGGTGKSTLAWNVAIELGLNYKKYGFKDFVFVDLDNQESVTMTNRLRMQYGQQPLYITRFTDREGEQFRNFINEIDDETLVVIDSGGYDADLNRLAIIASDYVITPVSSDYMEIFGLQKFKNILAELSALKGEGETVKVNVLLNKIDPKAKSFDDIEEFIRETKYFNLMETVIRFRSDFKHSIGYGFSVAELDKNSKATAEVKMLIKEIETKAGLINGKA
- a CDS encoding ParB/RepB/Spo0J family partition protein gives rise to the protein MAKRNRITAELSQTIAESAPLVKMVPKQITIDGSETHADIEISKLIHNPFQPRIEMDSNELSELVQSIEKNGLLQPILVTSNHNGKYTILAGHRRAEAFKILGKEKIPCMLKNDVSRQDMAVFAIAENAVRVDLNPIEFAISMQHLLDEGVVESQNKLAEHIGLSKGHVSKIMGILKLPSNIIKMVKEDNYNIVYILSILNKVAPDKIKSAYEEIKSLGRDDAESVLKTKYLSKGKDTATLPIFKAKQTKDKIKIDINIAGMNEAKLVKLNDAIKKMIADFE